From Amycolatopsis sp. cg9, one genomic window encodes:
- a CDS encoding DUF4097 domain-containing protein, which produces MPVFATPEPISATIDVSIADIRIVAGERAETTVEVEPADPSEPEDVKAVAKTRVEFASGELLVKGPKYATKLWGKGGSLHVTVELPAGSRLKSTAAMGDIRVSGRVGDSRIKTSVGDIHLDEAARLEASTATGDVSVERATGHVEAGTGSGELRIREIDGTAVLKNSNGETRVGEVTGDLRVSTANGDIFVVLAHAGVHAKTASGDIRLNEVMRDSVVLETAVGEIEVGVREGSAAWLELNSLTGSVRNTLTPSEGPGGTTETVEVKAHTYTGDIVIRRA; this is translated from the coding sequence ATGCCCGTTTTCGCCACCCCCGAGCCGATCTCGGCCACGATCGACGTCAGCATCGCCGACATCCGGATCGTCGCCGGCGAGCGCGCGGAAACCACCGTCGAGGTCGAACCCGCCGACCCGTCCGAACCCGAGGACGTGAAGGCGGTCGCCAAGACCCGCGTCGAGTTCGCGAGCGGCGAGCTGCTGGTCAAGGGCCCGAAGTACGCCACCAAGCTGTGGGGCAAGGGCGGCTCCCTGCACGTCACGGTCGAGCTGCCCGCCGGCTCGCGCCTCAAGTCCACGGCCGCCATGGGCGACATCCGGGTCAGCGGCCGGGTCGGCGACAGCCGCATCAAGACCTCGGTCGGCGACATCCACCTCGACGAGGCCGCCCGGCTCGAGGCGAGCACCGCCACCGGTGACGTCTCCGTCGAGCGGGCCACCGGGCACGTCGAGGCCGGCACCGGCTCGGGCGAGCTGCGGATCCGCGAGATCGACGGCACCGCCGTGCTGAAGAACTCCAACGGCGAGACCCGTGTCGGCGAGGTCACCGGCGACCTGCGGGTCAGCACCGCGAACGGCGACATCTTCGTCGTCCTCGCCCACGCCGGCGTGCACGCCAAGACCGCGTCCGGCGACATCCGGCTCAACGAGGTCATGCGCGACTCGGTCGTCCTCGAGACCGCGGTCGGCGAGATCGAGGTCGGCGTCCGCGAGGGCAGCGCCGCCTGGCTCGAGCTCAACTCCCTGACCGGCTCCGTGCGCAACACGCTGACGCCCTCCGAGGGGCCCGGCGGGACCACCGAAACGGTCGAGGTCAAAGCCCACACCTACACCGGCGACATCGTCATCCGCCGGGCCTGA
- the ispG gene encoding flavodoxin-dependent (E)-4-hydroxy-3-methylbut-2-enyl-diphosphate synthase, with product MTVALGMPALPPPVLSERRKTRQLQVGPVGVGSDFPISVQSMTTTLTSDVNATLQQIAELTAAGCDIVRVACPSADDAEALPAIAKKSQIPVIADIHFQPKYVFAAIEAGCAAVRVNPGNIRKFDDQVKEIAQAAKDHGTPIRIGVNAGSLDKRIMDKYGKATPEALAESALWEASLFAEHDFHDIKISVKHNDPVVMVRAYEILAEQCDYPLHLGVTEAGPAFQGTIKSAVAFGALLRQGIGDTIRVSLSAPPVEEVKVGIQILQSLNLKQRKLEIVSCPSCGRAQVDVYTLAEQVTAGLEGMEIPLRVAVMGCVVNGPGEAREADLGVASGNGKGQIFVKGEVIKTVPEHAIVETLIEEAMRIAEETGETLGEGAPVVTAG from the coding sequence GTGACCGTCGCACTCGGTATGCCCGCCCTGCCCCCGCCCGTCCTCTCCGAGCGCCGCAAGACCCGCCAGCTCCAGGTGGGCCCGGTCGGCGTCGGGAGCGACTTCCCGATCTCCGTCCAGTCGATGACGACGACGCTCACCTCCGACGTCAACGCGACGCTGCAGCAGATCGCCGAGCTGACCGCGGCGGGCTGCGACATCGTCCGCGTCGCGTGCCCGTCGGCCGACGACGCCGAGGCGCTGCCCGCGATCGCGAAGAAGTCGCAGATCCCGGTGATCGCCGACATCCACTTCCAGCCGAAGTACGTCTTCGCGGCGATCGAGGCCGGCTGCGCGGCGGTGCGCGTGAACCCGGGCAACATCCGGAAGTTCGACGACCAGGTCAAGGAGATCGCGCAGGCCGCGAAGGACCACGGGACGCCGATCCGGATCGGCGTCAACGCCGGTTCGCTCGACAAGCGGATCATGGACAAGTACGGCAAGGCGACGCCGGAAGCGCTCGCGGAGTCGGCGCTGTGGGAGGCGTCGCTGTTCGCCGAGCACGACTTCCACGACATCAAGATCTCGGTGAAGCACAACGACCCGGTGGTCATGGTGCGCGCGTACGAGATCCTCGCCGAGCAGTGCGACTACCCGCTGCACCTCGGCGTCACCGAGGCCGGGCCGGCGTTCCAGGGCACCATCAAGTCGGCGGTCGCGTTCGGCGCGCTGCTGCGCCAGGGCATCGGCGACACGATCCGCGTTTCGCTGTCCGCGCCGCCGGTCGAAGAGGTCAAGGTCGGCATCCAGATCCTGCAGTCGCTGAACCTCAAGCAGCGCAAGCTGGAGATCGTGTCGTGCCCCTCGTGCGGGCGCGCGCAGGTGGACGTCTACACGCTCGCCGAGCAGGTCACGGCCGGGCTCGAGGGCATGGAGATCCCGCTGCGCGTGGCCGTCATGGGCTGCGTCGTCAACGGCCCGGGCGAGGCCCGCGAGGCCGATCTGGGTGTCGCGTCCGGCAACGGCAAGGGCCAGATCTTCGTCAAGGGCGAGGTCATCAAGACCGTGCCCGAGCACGCGATCGTCGAGACGCTCATCGAAGAGGCCATGCGCATCGCCGAAGAGACGGGCGAGACCCTCGGCGAGGGCGCCCCGGTCGTGACCGCCGGCTGA
- a CDS encoding RIP metalloprotease — protein sequence MSYIIGVVLFALGICVSVALHEAGHMLTAKAFGMKVRRYFVGFGPTVFSWRRGETEYGLKWIPLGGFCDIAGMTALDEVTPDEAPRAMWRFKTWKRTVVMSAGSITHFILGFVVLYLMAVTMGLPNLTPPPAVLSATSCAQSITTEEQAKAQAQNPTCAADALTPARTAGLQAGDKILSVGGKPIASWDEMLTAVQATSGPTAFEVQRGEQRLSFTVDVPKVQRWTSEGVKEVGMIGASPQKSSATTQYGPVAAVGATFSFTGTMFAETAQRLVEFPERIPAVVTAIFGGERDPNTPVSVVGASRIGGEAVERGIWVLFFFLLASLNFFIGVFNLLPLLPLDGGHIAVVWYERVRDWIRARRGKAAGGPVDYTRLSGITMVLVLIGGAVTLLTVTADIVNPIRIGQ from the coding sequence GTGTCCTACATCATCGGTGTGGTGCTCTTCGCGCTGGGGATCTGTGTCTCGGTCGCGCTGCACGAGGCCGGGCACATGCTGACCGCGAAGGCCTTCGGCATGAAGGTCCGCCGGTACTTCGTGGGCTTCGGGCCCACGGTCTTCTCGTGGCGCCGCGGCGAGACGGAGTACGGCCTGAAGTGGATCCCGCTCGGCGGGTTCTGCGACATCGCCGGCATGACCGCGCTCGACGAGGTGACGCCGGACGAGGCGCCGCGCGCGATGTGGCGGTTCAAGACCTGGAAGCGCACGGTCGTGATGTCGGCCGGGTCGATCACCCACTTCATCCTGGGCTTCGTGGTGCTCTACCTGATGGCCGTGACGATGGGCCTGCCGAACCTCACGCCGCCCCCGGCGGTGCTGTCGGCCACGTCGTGCGCCCAGTCGATCACGACCGAAGAGCAGGCCAAGGCGCAGGCGCAGAACCCCACCTGCGCCGCCGACGCGCTCACCCCGGCCAGGACGGCCGGTCTCCAAGCGGGCGACAAGATCCTGTCCGTCGGCGGGAAGCCGATCGCGAGCTGGGACGAGATGCTCACCGCGGTCCAGGCCACCAGCGGTCCGACCGCGTTCGAGGTGCAACGCGGCGAGCAGCGGCTTTCGTTCACCGTTGACGTGCCGAAGGTGCAGCGCTGGACCAGCGAAGGCGTCAAAGAGGTCGGCATGATCGGTGCTTCGCCGCAGAAGTCCTCGGCGACCACGCAGTACGGCCCGGTCGCCGCGGTCGGCGCCACGTTCAGCTTCACCGGCACGATGTTCGCCGAGACGGCGCAGCGGCTCGTCGAGTTCCCGGAGCGCATCCCCGCCGTGGTCACCGCGATCTTCGGCGGCGAGCGCGACCCGAACACCCCGGTCAGCGTCGTCGGCGCCAGCCGGATCGGCGGCGAGGCCGTCGAGCGGGGCATCTGGGTGCTGTTCTTCTTCCTGCTGGCCAGCCTGAACTTCTTCATCGGCGTGTTCAACCTGCTGCCGCTGCTGCCGCTCGACGGCGGGCACATCGCGGTGGTCTGGTACGAGCGCGTCCGCGACTGGATCCGCGCCCGGCGGGGCAAGGCGGCGGGCGGGCCCGTCGACTACACGCGGTTGTCCGGGATCACGATGGTCCTGGTGCTCATCGGGGGCGCGGTGACGCTACTCACGGTGACAGCGGACATCGTCAACCCGATTCGTATCGGGCAGTAG
- the map gene encoding type I methionyl aminopeptidase, with amino-acid sequence MSVRAPLVPGVQTPRRDVPSSIARPEYVDKPAPKRDTGNGVRTPEVIEAMRIASRIAAQALEEGGKAVKPGATTDDIDKVVHEFVLDHHAYPSTLGYRHFPKSCCTSLNEVICHGIPDSTVIEDGDICNIDVTAYIGGVHGDTNATFLAGDVSEEARLLVERTREATLRAIKAVRPGRRLNVIGRVIESYAKRFGYGVVRDFTGHGVGPAFHTPPTVLHYEEPSVDTIIEEGMTFTIEPMITLGTIDYDIWSDDWTVTTKDKKWTAQFEHTLVVTADGSEILTLP; translated from the coding sequence ATGTCCGTTCGTGCCCCGCTGGTTCCCGGCGTCCAGACGCCGCGCCGTGACGTCCCCAGTTCCATCGCCCGTCCCGAGTACGTGGACAAGCCGGCGCCGAAGCGGGACACCGGCAACGGCGTGCGCACGCCCGAGGTGATCGAGGCGATGCGGATCGCGAGCCGGATCGCGGCGCAGGCGCTGGAGGAGGGCGGCAAGGCGGTCAAGCCGGGCGCCACCACGGACGACATCGACAAGGTGGTGCACGAGTTCGTGCTCGACCACCACGCCTACCCCTCGACGCTGGGCTACCGCCACTTCCCGAAGTCGTGCTGCACCTCGCTGAACGAGGTCATCTGCCACGGCATCCCGGACTCGACGGTGATCGAGGACGGCGACATCTGCAACATCGACGTCACCGCCTACATCGGCGGCGTCCACGGCGACACGAACGCGACGTTCCTGGCCGGCGACGTCTCCGAGGAGGCCCGCCTGCTGGTCGAGCGCACCCGCGAGGCGACGCTGCGGGCGATCAAGGCGGTCCGGCCGGGCCGCCGGCTCAACGTGATCGGCCGGGTCATCGAGTCCTACGCCAAGCGCTTCGGCTACGGCGTGGTCCGCGACTTCACCGGCCACGGCGTCGGCCCCGCGTTCCACACGCCGCCGACGGTCCTGCACTACGAAGAGCCCTCCGTCGACACGATCATCGAGGAGGGCATGACCTTCACGATCGAGCCGATGATCACGCTGGGCACCATCGACTACGACATCTGGTCCGACGACTGGACCGTCACCACGAAGGACAAGAAGTGGACCGCTCAGTTCGAGCACACCCTCGTGGTGACGGCCGACGGCAGCGAGATCCTCACGCTGCCCTGA
- a CDS encoding ATP-binding cassette domain-containing protein — protein MPDAIVAEGLVKKYGSVTALDGMDLRVPEGTVLGVLGPNGAGKTTTVQILTTLQKPDAGRATVAGFDVVKDAHELRSHIGASGQYAAVDQELTGAENLEMVGRLYHLGTKRAKARGRELLARFSLDEAADRPVKGYSGGMRRRLDLAGALVANPPVLFLDEPTTGLDPRARTELWDVITELVAGGTTLLLTTQYLEEADRLADSIAVVDHGRVIARGTADELKDLVGGERIELTVGTHADVEVARRALARLASGEPQAEAFRLIVPVTHGAKALTEALALLAADGVDVRDVGVRRPTLDDVFLSLTGHEVAETAKEAV, from the coding sequence ATGCCAGACGCCATCGTGGCCGAAGGGCTCGTCAAGAAGTACGGCTCCGTCACCGCCCTCGACGGGATGGACCTGCGCGTCCCGGAGGGCACCGTGCTCGGCGTGCTCGGGCCGAACGGCGCCGGGAAGACCACGACCGTCCAGATCCTCACGACGCTGCAGAAGCCGGACGCCGGCCGCGCGACGGTCGCCGGGTTCGACGTCGTGAAGGACGCGCACGAGCTGCGTTCGCACATCGGCGCGTCGGGCCAGTACGCGGCCGTCGACCAGGAGCTGACCGGGGCCGAAAACCTCGAGATGGTCGGGCGGCTGTACCACCTGGGCACCAAGCGGGCCAAAGCGCGCGGCCGGGAGCTGCTGGCCCGGTTCAGCCTCGACGAGGCCGCCGACCGGCCGGTGAAGGGCTACTCCGGCGGCATGCGGCGCCGGCTCGACCTGGCCGGCGCGCTCGTGGCCAACCCGCCGGTGCTGTTCCTCGACGAGCCCACGACCGGGCTCGACCCGCGCGCCCGCACCGAGCTGTGGGACGTCATCACCGAACTGGTCGCGGGCGGCACGACGCTGCTGCTGACCACCCAGTACCTCGAAGAGGCCGACCGGCTGGCCGACAGCATCGCCGTCGTCGACCACGGGCGCGTGATCGCCCGCGGCACCGCCGACGAGCTCAAGGACCTCGTCGGCGGCGAGCGGATCGAGCTGACCGTCGGCACGCACGCCGACGTCGAGGTGGCGCGGCGGGCGCTGGCGCGGCTGGCCAGCGGCGAGCCGCAGGCCGAAGCGTTCCGGCTCATCGTGCCCGTGACCCACGGCGCGAAAGCGCTTACCGAAGCGCTCGCCCTGCTCGCCGCCGACGGCGTCGACGTCCGCGACGTCGGTGTCCGCCGCCCCACCCTCGACGACGTTTTCTTGTCCCTGACCGGTCACGAGGTGGCCGAGACCGCGAAGGAGGCCGTGTGA
- a CDS encoding FadR/GntR family transcriptional regulator, with amino-acid sequence MPLATTRRAGLVDQVIEQLRTAVTQGEWPIGERIPTEAELVDQLGVGRNTVREAVRALAHTGLLEVRQGDGTYVRATSEVSGAIRRLCGSELREVLQVRRTLEVEGARLAAAERTEEEVAELWALLSRREAELRDGRWEDFARTDAEFHCAVVRAGHNRLLTELYRGLTEVITASVAATSSITPGAEHVPEIGHEGLARAIADQDAERATAEACGFLDELLARIEHA; translated from the coding sequence GTGCCTCTGGCCACCACCCGGCGAGCAGGCCTCGTCGACCAGGTCATCGAGCAGCTGCGGACCGCGGTCACGCAGGGCGAATGGCCCATCGGCGAACGCATCCCCACCGAAGCCGAGCTCGTCGACCAGCTCGGCGTCGGGCGCAACACCGTCCGCGAGGCCGTGCGCGCGCTCGCCCACACCGGCCTGCTGGAGGTCCGGCAGGGCGACGGCACGTACGTGCGCGCCACGAGTGAGGTGTCCGGCGCGATCCGGCGGCTCTGCGGGTCGGAGCTGCGCGAGGTCCTGCAGGTCCGGCGCACCCTCGAGGTCGAAGGCGCGCGCCTGGCCGCCGCCGAGCGGACCGAAGAAGAGGTCGCCGAGCTGTGGGCCCTGCTCTCCCGCCGCGAGGCCGAGCTGCGCGACGGGCGCTGGGAGGACTTCGCGCGCACGGACGCGGAGTTCCACTGCGCCGTCGTCCGCGCCGGCCACAACCGGCTGCTCACCGAGCTGTACCGCGGGCTCACCGAGGTCATCACGGCCAGCGTCGCGGCGACGTCCAGCATCACGCCGGGCGCGGAGCACGTGCCCGAAATCGGCCACGAGGGCCTCGCCCGGGCCATCGCCGATCAGGACGCCGAGCGGGCCACCGCCGAGGCGTGCGGCTTCCTGGACGAGCTCCTGGCACGCATCGAACACGCCTGA
- a CDS encoding VOC family protein, with protein sequence MTPEPNVWPALRYDDAPAAVRFLVDVLGFTEALVVPEGDLIAHAELRWPEGGAVMLGSVRGPDGVHDAMKPGTGAVYVVSDRVDEIHARVRAAGAEITAGLTDTEYGSHTFSLRDPEGNSWTIGTYRGAP encoded by the coding sequence ATGACTCCTGAACCGAACGTCTGGCCCGCCCTCCGGTACGACGACGCCCCGGCCGCGGTCCGGTTCCTCGTCGACGTCCTGGGCTTCACCGAGGCACTGGTGGTGCCCGAAGGCGACCTGATCGCGCACGCCGAGCTGCGCTGGCCCGAGGGCGGCGCGGTGATGCTGGGCAGCGTCCGCGGTCCGGACGGCGTCCACGACGCGATGAAACCGGGAACGGGCGCGGTGTACGTGGTGTCGGACCGGGTGGACGAGATCCACGCGCGGGTGCGCGCCGCCGGCGCGGAGATCACGGCCGGGCTGACCGACACCGAGTACGGCTCGCACACATTCAGCCTTCGCGACCCGGAGGGCAACTCCTGGACGATCGGCACCTACCGCGGCGCTCCCTGA
- a CDS encoding ABC transporter permease: MNAVQMAVTDGVTVAKRNSIKIVRSLDLLGSIVFMPVMFVLLFGYVFGSVIDIPGMSYREFMLPGIFTLAVAMGSIVTGYGLTDDLQKGIIDRFRSLPMSPAAVLIGRTTADLILNVTSLLIMGIVGLLVGWRIHTGPLEALGGVVLLLAFAYALSWVMGTLGLAVRKPEVFNNVSSVAIFPLTFLANTFVDSGRLPTPLRVIADWNPVSAITQAARELFGNTSASMPVHDVWPMQHAVLASVLWIALLLAIFVPLSVRCYKKATSH; encoded by the coding sequence ATGAACGCGGTGCAGATGGCCGTGACCGACGGCGTGACCGTCGCCAAGCGCAACTCGATCAAGATCGTCCGCTCGCTGGACCTGCTCGGGTCCATCGTGTTCATGCCGGTGATGTTCGTGCTGCTCTTCGGCTACGTCTTCGGCAGCGTGATCGACATCCCGGGTATGTCGTACCGCGAGTTCATGCTCCCGGGGATCTTCACCCTCGCGGTGGCGATGGGCAGCATCGTCACCGGCTACGGGCTGACCGACGACCTGCAGAAGGGCATCATCGACCGGTTCAGATCCCTGCCGATGTCGCCGGCTGCGGTGCTGATCGGGCGGACCACCGCGGATCTGATCCTCAACGTGACGAGCCTGCTCATCATGGGCATCGTGGGCCTGCTGGTCGGCTGGCGCATCCACACCGGCCCGCTCGAGGCGCTCGGGGGCGTCGTCCTGCTGCTCGCCTTCGCCTACGCGCTGTCGTGGGTGATGGGGACGCTCGGCCTGGCCGTGCGCAAGCCCGAGGTGTTCAACAACGTCTCGAGCGTGGCGATCTTCCCGCTCACCTTCCTGGCCAACACGTTCGTCGACAGCGGCCGCCTGCCCACGCCGCTGCGGGTGATCGCGGACTGGAACCCGGTCTCGGCGATCACGCAGGCGGCGCGGGAGCTGTTCGGCAACACCAGCGCGTCGATGCCGGTGCACGACGTCTGGCCGATGCAGCACGCGGTGCTCGCTTCGGTCCTGTGGATCGCGCTGCTGCTGGCGATCTTCGTGCCGCTTTCGGTGCGCTGCTACAAGAAGGCCACGAGCCACTGA
- a CDS encoding helix-turn-helix domain-containing protein gives MSVTWAIHRPHPVVRPLVTRYVGYAQNAVTLPVHRGLPSRHVTLVISLAGPVRMAGRSLRALVGGLHTSAVLIRQDRVQEGLQLELDPLGVRTLFGVTAAELSGEVADLADFGLGSLPDRLRELPTWERRFALLDDVLAARAVEPVAPPPELGEAWRRMRGADGRVRVADLAGEIGWSRRHLGERFRAELGLAPKQAARVLRFERAGRLLRRGRTDLAALAVECGYYDQAHLTNEWRALAGCTPGTWIAEELPFLQDQEGAAGQDSPT, from the coding sequence GTGAGCGTGACCTGGGCCATTCACCGGCCGCACCCCGTGGTGCGGCCCCTGGTCACGCGCTACGTCGGGTACGCGCAGAACGCGGTGACGCTGCCGGTCCACCGCGGGTTGCCGTCCCGGCACGTGACGCTGGTCATCAGCCTCGCCGGGCCGGTCCGGATGGCCGGGCGCAGCCTGCGCGCGCTGGTCGGCGGGCTGCACACGAGCGCGGTGCTGATCCGGCAGGACCGCGTGCAGGAGGGGCTGCAGCTGGAGCTCGACCCGCTGGGCGTGCGCACGCTCTTCGGCGTCACGGCGGCGGAACTGAGCGGCGAGGTGGCCGACCTCGCCGACTTCGGCCTCGGCTCGCTGCCGGACCGGCTGCGGGAGCTGCCCACGTGGGAGCGGCGGTTCGCGCTGCTCGACGACGTCCTGGCCGCCCGGGCCGTCGAGCCGGTGGCGCCGCCGCCCGAGCTGGGGGAGGCGTGGCGCCGGATGCGCGGCGCCGACGGGCGGGTTCGCGTCGCCGACCTCGCCGGCGAGATCGGCTGGAGCCGCCGTCACCTGGGGGAGCGGTTCCGCGCGGAGCTGGGCCTGGCGCCGAAGCAGGCGGCGCGGGTCCTGCGGTTCGAGCGGGCCGGGCGGCTGCTGCGCCGGGGCCGCACGGACCTGGCCGCGCTGGCGGTGGAGTGCGGCTACTACGACCAGGCGCACCTGACCAACGAGTGGCGCGCGCTGGCCGGGTGCACGCCGGGCACGTGGATCGCCGAGGAGCTCCCGTTCCTCCAAGACCAGGAGGGGGCCGCCGGGCAAGACTCGCCGACATGA
- a CDS encoding penicillin-binding transpeptidase domain-containing protein, whose amino-acid sequence MSARRHRGVLAVLLLAAATTAGCSGDGPEDALSAFLDAVASGDVAGAAAHTDSPEAAKTVLSQVRGVLDPESLDVDDEEVKQPDGDVVTAGYRLTWHLPHGRSWSYRADAQLRAAENGWQVHWQPTVVHPQLAVGQTLGVLPQLPETAPVLDRDGVPLMRPQTVIGVVVDPQKAGDPSAVAGMLAKALHRYEPSVTGRSVLDGMSKTKPGDAYPVISLRAGDYQRVKPVIYDLPGVRFASQERLLPVTRGSGQQVLPGIRALVEQELAGAAGWRIVTRDVTGGEAAELKAEPPRPAPAVTSTLSARIQVAAEKALEPEEYPAALVVIQPSSGDILAVAQNDAADDEGSLALSGRYPPGSTFKIVTAAAALSAGDVDAGSPVDCPGTTTIENRVVPNEGRFDLGRVPLTTAFARSCNTTFARLAAGLPASALTDTARSFGLGADFVVPGLTTVTGAVPASDSAVQRAENGFGQGTVVTSPFGLALVAATVQAGKVPTPSLVRGMPASTKNVGDAPSQEVLDALRGMMREVVTNGTATGLRDIPDVAGKTGTAQFGDGSRSHGWFVGYRGDLAFAVLLTEAGSSKPAVQAAHRFLAGIG is encoded by the coding sequence ATGAGTGCACGTCGACACCGCGGTGTGCTCGCGGTGCTGCTGCTCGCCGCCGCGACCACGGCCGGGTGCTCGGGCGACGGTCCCGAGGACGCCCTCTCCGCCTTCCTGGACGCCGTCGCGTCCGGGGACGTCGCCGGCGCCGCGGCGCACACCGACTCGCCCGAAGCCGCGAAGACCGTGCTGAGCCAGGTCCGCGGCGTGCTCGACCCGGAGTCCCTCGACGTCGACGACGAAGAGGTGAAGCAGCCGGACGGCGACGTCGTCACGGCCGGCTACCGGCTCACCTGGCACCTGCCGCACGGCCGCAGCTGGTCCTACCGCGCCGACGCGCAGCTGCGCGCGGCCGAGAACGGCTGGCAGGTGCACTGGCAGCCGACCGTCGTGCACCCGCAGCTGGCCGTCGGCCAGACCCTCGGCGTGCTGCCCCAGCTGCCGGAGACGGCGCCGGTGCTCGACCGCGACGGCGTGCCGCTGATGCGCCCGCAGACCGTGATCGGCGTGGTCGTCGACCCGCAGAAGGCCGGTGACCCGAGTGCGGTCGCCGGGATGCTCGCGAAGGCGCTGCACCGGTACGAACCGTCGGTCACCGGCCGGTCGGTGCTCGACGGGATGAGCAAGACCAAGCCCGGTGACGCCTACCCGGTGATCAGCCTGCGCGCCGGCGACTACCAGCGGGTCAAGCCGGTGATCTACGACCTGCCCGGCGTCCGCTTCGCCAGCCAGGAGCGGCTGCTGCCGGTGACCCGCGGGTCCGGGCAGCAGGTCCTGCCGGGCATCCGCGCGCTGGTCGAGCAGGAGCTGGCCGGGGCGGCGGGCTGGCGGATCGTCACCCGGGACGTCACCGGGGGCGAGGCGGCCGAGCTCAAGGCCGAGCCGCCGCGCCCCGCGCCCGCCGTGACGAGCACGCTCAGCGCGCGGATCCAGGTCGCCGCGGAGAAGGCCCTCGAGCCCGAGGAGTACCCGGCCGCGCTGGTGGTGATCCAGCCGTCGAGCGGCGACATCCTCGCCGTGGCGCAGAACGACGCCGCCGACGACGAGGGGTCGCTCGCGCTGTCCGGGCGCTACCCGCCGGGGTCGACGTTCAAGATCGTGACGGCGGCGGCCGCGCTCTCGGCGGGGGACGTCGACGCGGGCAGCCCGGTCGACTGCCCCGGCACCACGACGATCGAAAACCGGGTCGTGCCGAACGAAGGCCGCTTCGACCTGGGCCGGGTCCCGCTGACGACGGCTTTCGCGCGGTCCTGCAACACGACGTTCGCCCGGCTCGCGGCGGGCCTCCCGGCCTCGGCGCTGACCGACACCGCCCGCTCGTTCGGGCTCGGCGCCGACTTCGTGGTCCCCGGCCTGACCACGGTCACCGGCGCCGTCCCGGCCAGCGACTCGGCCGTCCAGCGCGCCGAGAACGGCTTCGGCCAGGGCACGGTGGTGACCAGCCCGTTCGGCCTGGCGCTGGTCGCGGCGACCGTGCAGGCCGGGAAGGTGCCGACGCCGTCGCTGGTGAGGGGCATGCCGGCGAGCACGAAGAACGTCGGCGACGCGCCGTCCCAGGAGGTCCTCGACGCGCTTCGCGGGATGATGCGCGAGGTCGTCACCAACGGCACCGCGACCGGCCTGCGGGACATCCCCGACGTCGCGGGCAAGACCGGCACCGCCCAGTTCGGCGACGGCTCCCGCTCGCACGGCTGGTTCGTCGGCTACCGCGGCGACCTGGCGTTCGCCGTGCTGCTCACCGAAGCGGGCTCGTCCAAACCGGCGGTGCAGGCGGCCCACCGGTTCCTGGCGGGGATCGGCTGA
- a CDS encoding GNAT family N-acetyltransferase gives MLRLAGARLLDDRDYPAVRAALAADPVGSCMVSARVEAAGLDPWRLGGELWAADSRPVRAGRLQGLCFSGPNLIPLRGNAPALRSFADRALRRQRTCSSLVGPAEQVLGLWDELEDEWGPAREVRDDQPLMALDSTPLVAADPLVRPVRPDELERYLPAAVAMFIEEVGVDPRSGDGGASYRARVTELIGAGRAFARFENGEVVFKAEIGAMSATVGQIQGVWVHPERRGSGLGTAGTAAVVNRLVRGLGRTASLYVNAFNTPALAAYRKIGFQQVGQYATVLF, from the coding sequence GTGTTGCGGCTTGCAGGTGCACGGCTGCTCGATGATCGGGACTATCCGGCGGTCCGTGCCGCGCTCGCCGCCGACCCGGTGGGCAGCTGCATGGTCAGCGCCCGGGTCGAGGCTGCCGGTCTCGACCCGTGGCGGCTCGGTGGTGAGCTTTGGGCCGCCGACAGCCGTCCGGTTCGTGCCGGGCGGCTCCAAGGGCTGTGCTTCTCCGGCCCGAACCTCATCCCCCTGCGCGGCAACGCCCCCGCGTTGCGTTCCTTCGCCGACCGCGCGCTGCGCCGGCAACGCACGTGTTCGTCCCTCGTCGGCCCGGCCGAGCAGGTCCTCGGGCTCTGGGACGAGCTCGAAGACGAGTGGGGCCCGGCCCGCGAAGTCCGCGACGACCAGCCGCTGATGGCCCTCGACAGCACGCCGCTCGTGGCCGCCGACCCCCTCGTGCGGCCGGTCCGGCCGGACGAGCTCGAGCGCTACCTGCCCGCGGCCGTCGCGATGTTCATCGAGGAGGTCGGCGTCGACCCGCGCAGCGGCGACGGCGGCGCCAGCTACCGTGCCCGCGTCACGGAGCTGATCGGCGCCGGACGCGCGTTCGCCCGGTTCGAGAACGGCGAAGTCGTCTTCAAGGCCGAGATCGGCGCCATGTCGGCGACCGTCGGGCAGATCCAGGGCGTCTGGGTGCACCCCGAGCGCCGCGGCAGCGGGCTGGGCACCGCCGGCACGGCCGCGGTCGTCAACCGGCTCGTCCGCGGCCTGGGCCGCACCGCGAGCCTCTACGTCAACGCGTTCAACACCCCCGCCCTCGCGGCCTACCGCAAGATCGGGTTCCAGCAGGTCGGCCAGTACGCGACGGTGCTCTTCTAG